The uncultured Desulfovibrio sp. DNA window CTGAGTTTTTTCGCCCCATGGCCTCTCTTTGGCTGGCCGGGCTTGCCCTGCTGCTGAGCCTGTATGCCCTGCCCGGCGATGCCCAGGCTGCCCTTGTGCCCAAGGACAGTGTTTCCCTGGAAGCCGCCACCAATCCCCATCCAGACGCTGACGACATCATTCTGCCCATGCCTGGCGGAGTGACCATGGCCTTCAAGCTGGTGGCTGTCCTGGCCAGGGGGCTGCTCTGGGACATGCCCATGCGTCCCGGCCGCGATGACAGCAGCAATATGGAACGCGCCTTCTACGACCGGCGCTACAATGCGGCCCTGTCCGGTCCCTTTTCCAGCGAAGACCTGCCTGCTGCCTGGAAAAATCGTATGCCCAAGGGCAATCACTACTTTTATCTTGTGGCCAAATACGAAGTTTCGCAGTTGCAGTATCGTGCTGTCATGGATGATACGCCGCCGGATACCGCGCATCTGCGCAAGGATGACGCTCGCCCCGTGACCGACATCAGCTGGTATGACGCCGTGGCCTTTACGCAGCGCTATACGGACTGGCTGCTCAAGAATGCGCCCGACAGCCTGCCACACTTCAGCAATGACAACAAAAACGTGGGCTTTGTGCGTCTGCCCACGGAAACGGAATGGGAATACGCGGCCCGCGGGGGGCAGATGGCCGGTGCGCAGCAGCTCAGTCAGGAGGATTTTTTCCCTCTCCCGGCCGGTGCGTCCTATGCCGACTATGCTGTCTACCGGCCAGAAGGCGCCAGCCGCATCGAGGAACGCGCCGCCCGCATCGGTTCCCGCAAGCCCAATCCGCTGGGCCTGTATGATACGGCAGGCAATGTGGCGGAAATGGTGCTGGATGCGTTCCGCTTTTCCATTGCCGGCCGTCTGCACGGCTCAGCTGGCGGCTTTGTGCGCAAGGGCGGATCCTATCTGTCCGGCGAGGCGGAAATCATGCCAGGGCGTCGGGAGGAATATCCCTTCTTCATGCAGGACGGGCCTGCGCATGCGCGGGACCTGGGGTTTCGGCCCGTCATTTCCGGCATCAATACGCCGGGCGGGCACCGTCCTGATACCCTGCTGGCTGAATGGCAGAAAGCCGGCGAAGGTGTCCGCCAGGACCAGAAGGCCGGCCGTAACCCCCTGGAGGAGCTGGATAGCATGCTGGCCCAGGCGCCCAATGACGGCGTCAGGAAAAATCTGCTGGCCCTGCGTGATACCATCAAGGAAAACAATATCATGCAGGAGCGCCAGAAGCAGCTTGAGGCCCTTTCGCTGCTGCGCTCTGGTCTGTATATCATCGAAACCATCCGGAATTATTCCAGCCGCCAGAAGTCCATGGAAAATCAGCTGCCCCTCATGCGGGATGACCTCAAGAAGGCCACCGGCAAGGTCAGGACACGCCTGCAGGACCTGATCAACAAGACCAGCAATGCCCGCGACGAATACGGCGTGGCCATTGAGCGCTCGCTTTCCTTCTATCACAGCAAGCTGGAAGAGGCTGCGGATATTGACCCTGCCCTGTTTGACGAATGCATGCAGCAGCTGGGCAAGGACTTTGTGGGCAATGACATTTTCAATGCCAATATGCGCCGCAACATGGCCATCTTCACCAGTCAGACCCGGAAAGTGCGTGAAGGCAAGGCCGTCAACCGGCGTCGCCTGCTGCAGCAGATACTTGCCAAGTAAGTCTGCACAGGGCATAGAAAATACAACGCAAACCCGGGGATTTTCCCGCACGCTGCCACGGCAGAACCGCTCTGGCAGAAAGAAAGGAGAACGGTATGAGCAAGACATTGCGTGTCGGCTGGATTGGAACGGGCGTCATGGGGCATTCCATGGCCGGGCATATTCTCGCGGCGGGATTTCCGCTGACGGTCTACAGCCGCACGCGGTCCAAGGCCGAGGCGCTGCTGCATGCCGGTGCCCGCTGGGCTGACAGCCCGCTGGAGGTGGCCCGGCATGCCGATGTGGTCTTTTCCATCGTGGGCTATCCCGCTGATGTGGAAGACGTGATGCTGGGAGAACAGGGCGCTCTGGCCGGCCTGGCCGAGGGGGGGATTCTCTGCGACATGACCACATCCAGCCCGGCGCTTGCCCGGCGCATGGCGGAAGAGGCTGCCCGCAAGGGATGCTTTGCCCTGGATGCCCCTGTCACCGGCGGCGACATCGGCGCACGCGAAGCCCGTCTGTCCATCTTTGTGGGGGGGGATGCCGCTGCCTTTGAACGCATTCGCCCCTGCCTTTCCGTTATGGGAACGTCTCTCATGCACTGCGGCGAGGCCGGCAAGGGACAACAGGCCAAGCTGGCTAATCAGATTGCCGTGGCCGGGGTCATGTTCAGCGTCTGCGAATCTCTCCTCTATGCCCGTGAAGCCGGTCTGGCGGTGGACCAATGGCTGGAGCTGGTGGTTCCGGGCGCTGCCGGCAGCACGGCCATGAATACCCTGGGACGCCGTATCCTCACGGAGGATTTTGCGCCTGGCTTCTTTGTGGACCATTTTGTGAAGGACCTTGGCCTCTGCCTTGAGGAATGCCGCCGCATGGGGCTTGTTCTGCCCGGAACAGAGCGTGCCGAGGAATGCTACCGCCTGCTCCAGGCCCAGGGGTGCGGCAAGCTGGGCACCCAGAGCCTTATCTGCCTGCTGGCAAAAATGAGTGGCAAAGCCTGCTGACGCGGCGGCGTGTAACGCCGCTTATGGCTGATGAGGAATTTTTTCTGTCTCTACGGATTTTCTGTTGACACGGCGCGAGGTTTCCCGTAGATATCTCTTCGTCGAGCTGAGCGTCCCCATCGTCTAGCCGGCCCAGGACAACGGCCTTTCACGCCGTCGACAGGGGTTCAAATCCCCTTGGGGACGCCAAAAGAAATCAAGCCCTTGCGAGAAATCGTGAGGGCTTTTTCGTTATGGGGCAAATCTGCCCCACCAGATGCCCCACAGATTTTGGTGTGAGCTGTCAATAAGTTTGCGGCGCTATTGGCAGCAATTTGCGCGCGTATTGGCAGCAGAAAAGCGAAAGTCAAGGCGGGATTTCTCCCGCCTTTTTTCGTTAGTCCGGTTGCCGTTTGAATAAGTTTGCGGCGCTATTGGCAGCAATTTGCGCGTGTATTAGCAGCAGAAAAGTGAAAATCAAGGCGGGATTTCTCCCGTCTTTTTAAGTCCGACTGTCGTTTGGAGTATGCAGAATCGGCATGCGCAGGCGCGTGATCCAGTCCGTTTTCAGGAAGCGGATGGCCACAATGGTGGCTAAGCCAATTTTTAGGTGTTGCGGCAGATGGTCAGAGAGCCACCTTCCTCCAGCAGCATGTCGCGGGCGTCCACATCGCATCCTTGTCTGGAATGCTTCACCGGTCGAAATGCAGAGCCACACCGTACCTAGTGGGGCCGCCGGGGTCGCAGGGCGTTAGTACAGCTTGCTCCACCCTCCGCATCCATGCGGAAGCGAAAGGCCTGCATCAAGGAACTTTCTTTGAGTATGTTGGTCTCCTTGGGGGGGGCGGCCCTGAAAAAAGCAAGTCCCCGCGTCGCTACTCTGGGGCGACACGGGGTTGCAAAAACGGTTGAAGGTGTTCAGCGGTTCAGCGTAGCAAAGGCGTTTTTCGCGCGTCTATGGGCAGTTTATCAGGGAAACTGTCGCAAAAAAGGCGGCCCGAAGGCCGCCCTGCCGGTATGCCGTGCGGTGCTCCCGCTACTTTTTTTCGGCCCAAATGGTGTACACGCCGTCAATGATCACGGCCGTGAACTGGTATCCTTGGGCTGTGAATACGCATTTTTGGCCATCACGTAATGCCGTATTTTCAAAACTGATTGTTTTTTGAAATTGCTGTACCATATTTTTATCCCGGTCAAACTTCGGGATGCACAGTCCAGCCGCTGTCAGTGCGCTGGACGATATATCATTGATGTATTGTGCCAGTCGTCCTTCTTTGCTGGAAATGCGCTCATCACCTTTGACAAAAAACTGTATCTTGGTAATTTTTTCAGATTCGTATTCATATTCTGCAACAAACGTTACGGTTTTGCTAAGTGTAAACATTGTGGAGGTAGGCTTCTGTTCGACAATATGCGGGAGCCAGTCTCCCAGGTTAAGCCTATTATGGTAGTCAAGTGTGTCTTCAATATTGTCCATGGTCAGGCCGTTGATTTGCCCAGCAGCAAAGGCTGTCACTGTCCAGCACATTACCAGGGACAGGGTCAGGAAAAATTTTTTCATATTCTCCTCCAGAAAGTTTCAGGTGAGGCTAGCGAAAATCGGCAAAAAAGAACGTCCTGCAGTGCGCGGGACGCTTGTGCAGGTTACAGCAGGTCTTCCTCTGATGCGATGCTTCCCTTCCCGGCGGCGGCTTTTTGAAAGTAATCCGCACGTTCCGACAGGGCGCTGACGGTTAGCCAGCAGGGCCGGTTTGCAATTGGTCACATAAGGCGGCATTGCAGCGGCGTGCCTGGCCAATACGCCGGGCCAGGTCCTCCAGCAGGGCCTGCCTCAGTTTCCGTGCGCCACGGGCAGGCGCAGGGGCAAGCCGCCGAAGTCCTCCACCAGTTTCAGGAAGGCCGGCAGGCCGATGAGGCGCACAAGGCGCGCACGGTGCGGACAGCCTGGTTTCGTCCAGATGCCGCAGGGACGCCAGACCGTTTTCCGAAGCGCGCATAGTGGCAAAATAGTCCGCCATGCGCAAGGGCTATCAGGCATGATTTTCCTCCTTCTTTTCCCGTTCCTGCTGGCGCACCAGGGTATCACACAGGCTGTCACTGGGCGCGGCTGGCTGTGCGCAGGCAGGCGAGAGGTCTGGCGGCAGATGATGGCATAGGCATGGGGTAGAGACCGCTCCAGCGCAGTACACATGACCAAGATTTTGGCATGCAAGGGGCAGTTTCCGCGGGACGTTGCGCGGGCGGGGCCAGCCCTTTCAGCTGGGGCACTGCAGCGGGCAGCACATACTGCCCGGCAAGGTCTTCCCGAATAGTGCCAATCCGGCATATCTGCTGGACATCCGCGATCAGCAGCGCAACACTTTCTGCATTATTGTCCAGGTTCTCTGGAGTGATCGGGAAGACTGATAGAAAGCTGTTTGTCAGCTGCCAATAAACACGTAGAAAACGCGCGAACGTGCATCATTTTTGCATACGTTCGCGCGTTTTCGTTTTGGTAGTCTTTGCGCAAAAAATTCCTTTATCTTCGCTGTGTTACGTCAAAGTGTAGGCCCAGCTTCCCGCTGTAAATAGTAACGCTCCCCTTGTAGTGCCTCCTGCAAGCGCAGCAGGTGCCGTCGGTTGGCGATGTTCCAAACTAGAGCCAGCGCCAGCCCACCACCCGCGCAGACGGCAAGCAGAACGGTTCCCAGGCGCAGGTCTTCGCCCGCCACGCCACTGCCCTGCCGGACTGGCGATCGGCCTGATGGTGGCAGACCGGATTTGAGGATGGTGTGCACTTGCCGTGGTGGCCGTCCTGTAGAGGCGGCCTTCACGTTGGCAAACGGGCAAGGAAGGGGACAGCATAGACATGCCTCTGCTCTTATGCAGCTTTTCGCATGTCAGGAAATGCTGGCAATACTGGAAAAAATATCTATCTATTTGAATTTATTAATAAATATTTTTTATAAATATGTTGCTATGGCAATAAAAAATTATTATTTATATAAAAAAATAAATATTTAATGCAAACCTACAGCATTGTCCAAATCAGGAGGAATGTATGTCGTGCCAATCTCCTTCCGTCCAAGCTGTCATGCAGAAGACAGCAAAGGCCAAAAGTCAAATCGACGAACTCGAAAATCTTGTAAAAAAACAAGATAAGGCTCACAAGAAATTTTTTTCAGATACGATAAATTCTCATCTTTCCGAAGCAAAAATAAATGATTCGCGGGAAATATATTATGGTTTTGATATAAAAACAGAGTATACGAGTGAGTTTAGCCTTGATAAAATAGCTAGCGTCGTTACTTCTGTAATCAAGGCTGCTGGCAAGGCGATGGATCCTAATGTGAAGCAGCCAGCCACAAGTCCCGATGCCATCGCCGCGTATGTTGACGTTGTTAATGCCGTGGCAGAAGCCGCAAAATCATCTTCTACCGCTGCCGGGTCCTTGTCTTTTTCCATGAACCGGATGAGCCCAGGTTTGTATGGCTTCCTTTACGCATCATCTATGAGCATCAAGAGTGATGATACTTTTGGATCTGAGGCCGTAACAAGTACAATAATATATTATAAATTCATTGAAAGCATAGATGATATTAAAAATGAAGCAAAATATGGCGCGGCACTTATTGACTATAAAAATCTAATGAATATGAAAACGATTCAGGCTGCGCTGACAGATGATCTTGCAGCCGGGAAAATCGATATTGATACATGGACGAAAAAAGATGCTTCATTTGAAAAAGCTATTAAAACAATCGAAGATAGACTTAAAAATGCCGGATGGTATACCGTATCCCTGTATATGACCTCAGGAAATGCCATTGCTACTATGCCCATCGATATTGATGAAAAATCAATATCCGCCCGAAATAAAGAAATCGCCTTGTCTGCCGTACAGCTTCTTTCCCAAAAAGGAAGCCTTTATGAACCTGTAATTCATGTGACAACACGTCGTATAGAGAACGGCTATTTTTAATGGGAGATTGCAGATGTCGCAGATTAACGAGTTGATATCTTTCGATGTAAATAAGCTCTATGAGCATTGGGATCCACATCAAAAACAAGAAAATATATCTTCTGATAAAGTCGCATTCTATAGACATAAAATAGCACATGGAGAAACCCTTAAGCCGATCATTATCGACGGGTTATCTGACGAAACGGATCAAAATGGGATACCTTACATCAGGACTGCAGATGGAAGGCATAGGCTAACAGCATGCCATGAAATGGGCGTGAAGAGTATACAGGCTTTACGTACACCAGTATCTGTCGAGGCCAGCCATCTGCTGGAAATAGTCAATTGACACGACTGATAAAGCCGTTTCTATTAAGGATGGCAGAATAACGGTGCCCTTGCAGGAAGGATATTCCTACAAGGGCACTATGACAAAACTAGTCTCGGCACAGTTCGTTGCTGGCGGCAAGTATTAACAGCCAGGTCCGTTATCTCTTTTTCCCCTTGTCCAGGGACGGCCTGAAAATTGTCCTGCCCGAGCAAACGTGGCACATGGAAAAGCGCTCGCTACATCACCCTTTACCCGCAACGGGGCACTGCGTTTTGCAGCGTGAAGACGACGCATTCCCGGTTTGCAACGAGACTATTCTGCAAGTCGGAATCCTTCAGCTGGATGCGCTGGAACCTTTGCGCGTTCTGTCAATGCGGCATTGTATGATCCGGCCTTTGTTCTAGCTATCAGAAAAAGTGGGACGCAACGAGAGAATCCGGTCGGGAAACTTTTTTATGGGACAAAGCCTTCGCTGGAAGAAAAAGTCTACGCAGACGCTTTTGTGCAGTTTTTTCAGCTTCGGAACACCGCACCACGTGCACAATCCAATGCCTCCAATGGGTATTCCTTCGAAGCATTTGACGCGTCACTCGACACTCGGAGTGCTTAGCTCACCGGGCGGATGCAACCGCCGCTGCCGTTTTTTTTTCGCAGCTGCGTGCTCCGGCCTTGTCCAGCGGTACAGTTGCCATGCTGTATCCCAGAACCACGCAGTGCTCGTACAAGCTGAGGCATTCCGTTATGCCTTACCTCCCGAACCGGCCGGCAGTTGAGCCTCGTGCAGATTTTCTCCTTGTCGCACCGATACGGCACGGATTTCGTTTTCTCTTTCGGGCGTTTGAGCTGCCACACGTTGAGGATGTGCGCCAGCGCTCGGTTCATGGTCTCGCAGTCCCGGTAGTGGCTGGTTTATGGTGGGGGGGATCTGGTCTCGCTGGCGTATCGCATGGTATGTTCATTAGTTGCTGCCACCTTACCGACAACTCCGGCAGTTTTTACCGGCAGTGCCATGGCGCGGTATGGATTCGTATACAGATGCGGTATCGGGAAGCACACCACGCATACCACGCCATGAAAAAAACAATAATCTGTGCCGCACTCAGAAAGATTGGCTGGTAATACCTGGAAAAATGAATGTCTCCACTATGAAAATACCACAATATCCACTGCAGAAGTCTTGAAAAATCCCCGGGAGAAAGGTACATTGCCTTATCAGGATACGGACAAAGCTGTTCGTAACGGAAACAGATACCCGTGATGCAGAGGGCATATCTGCGCAAAAAAGGATGGTGCCACTGCCCCTGTGGAATTTGTGAGGCGGGAGAAATGCCCTGCTGCCATGGGGGCTGCCGCATGACATCGTCTCGAAAACGGCTATTTTATCAAGGAGGCGCAATGATGTCTCAAGCTCAAGCAACGATAACCCTAGACATGCAAAAATTTTATGCGCATTGGGATCCGCAGCAGAAAGAAACCGTGAATCGTGACAAAGTCGATAAATACAAGCTCTATATCGATGCCGGAAAGAGCCTTGATCCCATTGTTATTGATGGTGTCGCTGACGCATATATCAAAATTGCGGATGGGCAACACAGATTGCAGGCTTCGTATGAAAAAGGGAAAAAATATGTTGTTGCGCTCGATACCCCTGGGGCGCGCGAAGCCAAAAAACTTCTGGAAAATCTTGCCTGACATGCCGGCCGACGCTCGAGGCCGTAGCGGCATCCTGTGGGGAGTACGGCGCGCTGTTTCTGCTGGTCAGAAACAGCAACCAGCAGGCAACAGCCGCTGAACTTC harbors:
- a CDS encoding SUMF1/EgtB/PvdO family nonheme iron enzyme; this translates as MKSEFFRPMASLWLAGLALLLSLYALPGDAQAALVPKDSVSLEAATNPHPDADDIILPMPGGVTMAFKLVAVLARGLLWDMPMRPGRDDSSNMERAFYDRRYNAALSGPFSSEDLPAAWKNRMPKGNHYFYLVAKYEVSQLQYRAVMDDTPPDTAHLRKDDARPVTDISWYDAVAFTQRYTDWLLKNAPDSLPHFSNDNKNVGFVRLPTETEWEYAARGGQMAGAQQLSQEDFFPLPAGASYADYAVYRPEGASRIEERAARIGSRKPNPLGLYDTAGNVAEMVLDAFRFSIAGRLHGSAGGFVRKGGSYLSGEAEIMPGRREEYPFFMQDGPAHARDLGFRPVISGINTPGGHRPDTLLAEWQKAGEGVRQDQKAGRNPLEELDSMLAQAPNDGVRKNLLALRDTIKENNIMQERQKQLEALSLLRSGLYIIETIRNYSSRQKSMENQLPLMRDDLKKATGKVRTRLQDLINKTSNARDEYGVAIERSLSFYHSKLEEAADIDPALFDECMQQLGKDFVGNDIFNANMRRNMAIFTSQTRKVREGKAVNRRRLLQQILAK
- a CDS encoding NAD(P)-dependent oxidoreductase, yielding MSKTLRVGWIGTGVMGHSMAGHILAAGFPLTVYSRTRSKAEALLHAGARWADSPLEVARHADVVFSIVGYPADVEDVMLGEQGALAGLAEGGILCDMTTSSPALARRMAEEAARKGCFALDAPVTGGDIGAREARLSIFVGGDAAAFERIRPCLSVMGTSLMHCGEAGKGQQAKLANQIAVAGVMFSVCESLLYAREAGLAVDQWLELVVPGAAGSTAMNTLGRRILTEDFAPGFFVDHFVKDLGLCLEECRRMGLVLPGTERAEECYRLLQAQGCGKLGTQSLICLLAKMSGKAC
- a CDS encoding ParB N-terminal domain-containing protein — translated: MSQINELISFDVNKLYEHWDPHQKQENISSDKVAFYRHKIAHGETLKPIIIDGLSDETDQNGIPYIRTADGRHRLTACHEMGVKSIQALRTPVSVEASHLLEIVN
- a CDS encoding ParB N-terminal domain-containing protein, whose translation is MMSQAQATITLDMQKFYAHWDPQQKETVNRDKVDKYKLYIDAGKSLDPIVIDGVADAYIKIADGQHRLQASYEKGKKYVVALDTPGAREAKKLLENLA